One window from the genome of Paraneptunicella aestuarii encodes:
- the uspE gene encoding universal stress protein UspE, with product MGNFQKILAVIDPTIQKQKSLDRAIELAEKTGGSITAFLTIYDFSYEMTTMLSVDEREVMRQAMIDDKVDWLTSIVDAHQKQTDVPINVKVAWHNRPYEGIIIECMEQGHDLIVKGTQKHDTLKSVIFTPTDWHLLRKAPASVLLVKEHDWPANGQILAAVNVGTEDEAHQSLNKRVTKTAHDMASILKANVHLVNSYPGTPVNIAIEIPEFDPQGYNESVKAYHDKCMTSHAQTHQVALENCHVKEGLPEDVIPAVAKEIDAELVIIGTIGRVGISAALIGNTAEHVIDMLDCDVLALKPEGFESPVQLN from the coding sequence AAAAACAGGTGGAAGCATTACCGCCTTCCTTACCATTTATGACTTTTCCTATGAAATGACGACCATGCTTTCCGTTGACGAAAGAGAAGTCATGCGACAAGCCATGATCGACGACAAAGTGGATTGGCTTACCAGTATTGTTGATGCCCATCAGAAGCAAACCGATGTGCCCATCAATGTAAAAGTTGCGTGGCATAACCGCCCTTACGAAGGCATTATTATTGAGTGTATGGAGCAAGGCCACGATCTCATAGTAAAAGGCACTCAAAAGCACGATACACTTAAATCAGTTATTTTTACTCCAACAGATTGGCACCTGTTAAGAAAAGCGCCGGCTTCTGTTTTGTTAGTTAAAGAACACGATTGGCCAGCAAACGGTCAGATCCTTGCTGCGGTGAATGTGGGTACAGAAGACGAAGCACATCAGTCTTTGAACAAACGAGTTACCAAAACAGCCCACGATATGGCATCGATACTGAAAGCAAACGTTCATTTGGTGAATTCTTACCCTGGAACTCCGGTAAACATTGCCATTGAGATCCCGGAATTCGACCCTCAAGGCTATAACGAATCGGTAAAAGCCTATCACGATAAATGCATGACTTCCCACGCGCAAACTCATCAAGTTGCTTTGGAAAACTGCCACGTTAAGGAAGGCTTGCCTGAAGATGTTATTCCAGCAGTCGCTAAAGAAATCGACGCAGAATTAGTGATCATCGGTACTATCGGACGTGTCGGTATTTCTGCGGCGTTAATTGGTAATACCGCAGAGCACGTTATTGATATGCTGGACTGTGATGTTTTGGCGTTAAAGCCAGAAGGCTTTGAATCTCCTGTGCAGTTGAACTAG
- a CDS encoding TonB-dependent receptor, whose translation MTNHGNITHTLKPSKLSLAILFGLSSLAGGLSAQEQAPAQDSAKQEYSGIEIINVTAQKRTENLQEVPIAISAFSEDAIRKIGASDLNDLGLYTSGFESNNATATQTTWTVRGITTNDFGIGLDPAVAVYIDGVYIGRRGTSNLNFNDVERVEILKGPQGTLFGRNSAAGAVNIITKSPVIDYEGNVRVTLGNYYKRKFEGLVNIPINDNWSFRGSYTSNNRDGYLDAIGREDLGNEHDWGIRASLFAEYVDFEAVIRADISKLNQDSRPAVTMNTGYGLGDPFGPVETDGGDDVYEARDVKGISAELNWHFGDVTFTSITAYREFTRYNGMEDDGSAFDRAYFVSVLDEDQDQFSQEFRLTGASDTLKWTLGATYFKEDIAQDTHARFKFQTFDGFALTNAGLDPSLIPSIQPGLGMAGLFLTRIPAQTLGAIAASTIFTPEQVLGLIVAANYGRPYAESTYNNNEVESWAAYADATYSITDKLDLTVGLRYTRDEKTFDIFTQYQNEIIIPFEGYDNIPIGIAFAVPTDVTQNATWSKLTPRVVLDYQWTKDLMTYASYSEGFKAGGFNTLGEAPPVDEETVENIEIGLKSSWMDNQIRLNLALFSYDYTDLQNHELDGPAGTVPTYNLRNVDAEGQGAEVEFKWQATDDFLISANYGYLDTEYTKWGYFPWELEEIAQGGTVADLTGEPISGMPKTRYSIAFDYMMELDIGEFAWHFDYAHSGERQQDLDGPQLAVLPYDPSQVEGLTPDNKIDSYNLANFRLTYFPAEGDYNISLYARNLFDEKYLLGTGGQAMAVGSPIANPGLPRMYGIEFSYNF comes from the coding sequence ATGACAAATCACGGGAACATCACACACACATTAAAGCCAAGTAAGCTGTCGCTGGCGATATTGTTTGGATTAAGCTCTCTGGCCGGAGGTCTGTCAGCACAGGAGCAAGCTCCTGCCCAAGACTCTGCAAAACAAGAATATAGCGGTATCGAAATTATTAACGTTACTGCACAAAAACGTACCGAAAACCTTCAAGAAGTGCCTATCGCTATCAGCGCTTTCTCGGAAGATGCCATTCGTAAAATCGGTGCATCAGATTTAAATGATTTAGGCTTATACACTTCAGGTTTCGAATCAAATAACGCGACCGCAACGCAAACCACCTGGACAGTACGTGGCATCACCACCAATGACTTCGGTATCGGCCTTGACCCTGCGGTAGCCGTTTATATCGACGGTGTATACATCGGTCGTCGCGGTACGTCAAACCTGAACTTCAACGATGTGGAGCGCGTGGAAATCCTGAAAGGCCCTCAAGGTACGCTATTTGGTCGTAACTCTGCTGCTGGTGCAGTTAACATTATCACCAAATCACCCGTTATTGATTACGAAGGTAACGTTCGAGTGACTTTAGGTAACTACTACAAACGTAAATTTGAAGGCTTGGTTAACATCCCTATTAACGACAACTGGTCGTTCCGAGGTTCATATACTTCCAATAATCGCGATGGTTATTTAGACGCCATCGGTAGAGAAGACCTGGGTAATGAACACGATTGGGGTATTCGAGCCAGTTTATTTGCTGAATATGTGGATTTTGAAGCCGTGATTCGTGCTGACATTTCCAAGCTAAATCAAGATTCTCGTCCGGCAGTCACAATGAATACAGGCTACGGCCTTGGCGATCCTTTCGGCCCGGTTGAAACCGACGGCGGTGATGACGTATACGAAGCGCGTGACGTTAAGGGTATTTCTGCCGAGTTGAACTGGCATTTTGGCGACGTGACTTTCACGTCGATTACAGCCTATCGTGAATTCACACGTTACAACGGTATGGAAGATGACGGAAGCGCCTTTGACAGAGCCTATTTCGTGAGTGTTCTGGATGAAGACCAGGATCAGTTCAGTCAGGAATTCCGCTTAACGGGTGCATCAGACACTCTCAAATGGACTTTGGGCGCGACTTACTTTAAGGAAGACATCGCGCAAGATACTCACGCCAGATTTAAATTCCAAACCTTCGATGGTTTTGCGTTAACCAATGCAGGTCTTGATCCATCGTTGATTCCATCAATTCAGCCTGGTTTAGGTATGGCGGGTCTTTTCCTGACACGCATTCCAGCACAAACCTTAGGCGCTATTGCGGCTTCGACTATATTCACTCCTGAGCAGGTATTAGGTTTGATTGTTGCAGCAAACTATGGACGCCCATACGCAGAATCAACCTACAATAATAATGAGGTTGAAAGCTGGGCGGCTTATGCAGACGCCACCTACTCTATTACCGATAAGCTGGATTTAACCGTAGGTTTGCGTTACACGCGCGATGAGAAAACCTTTGATATCTTCACGCAATACCAGAACGAAATCATTATTCCATTTGAAGGCTATGACAACATTCCTATCGGTATCGCCTTTGCAGTGCCAACCGATGTGACCCAGAATGCAACCTGGAGCAAGTTAACACCGCGCGTCGTCCTTGATTATCAATGGACTAAAGACCTGATGACTTACGCAAGTTACTCAGAAGGTTTCAAAGCAGGCGGATTTAACACTTTGGGTGAAGCCCCTCCAGTTGATGAAGAAACGGTAGAAAACATCGAAATCGGATTAAAATCCTCCTGGATGGACAACCAGATCCGCTTGAACCTTGCCTTGTTCAGCTACGACTATACCGACTTGCAAAACCACGAGTTAGACGGGCCAGCAGGAACGGTTCCAACCTACAATTTGCGTAACGTTGATGCAGAAGGTCAAGGTGCTGAGGTTGAATTCAAATGGCAAGCCACAGATGACTTCCTGATTTCGGCTAACTATGGCTATCTCGACACTGAGTACACTAAATGGGGTTACTTCCCTTGGGAATTGGAAGAAATCGCACAAGGCGGCACAGTTGCCGATTTAACTGGCGAACCTATTTCTGGCATGCCTAAAACGCGCTACAGCATTGCATTCGATTACATGATGGAATTGGATATTGGCGAGTTTGCATGGCACTTCGACTATGCTCATAGCGGCGAACGCCAACAGGATTTGGATGGGCCACAATTAGCTGTATTGCCTTATGACCCCAGCCAGGTAGAAGGCTTAACGCCTGATAATAAGATCGATTCTTATAATCTGGCTAATTTCCGTTTAACTTACTTCCCGGCAGAAGGTGATTACAACATTTCACTTTATGCGCGTAACCTGTTTGACGAGAAATACCTGCTAGGCACAGGCGGTCAGGCCATGGCTGTAGGTTCTCCTATTGCTAACCCAGGTTTGCCTCGTATGTACGGTATCGAGTTTAGCTATAATTTCTAA
- the ttcA gene encoding tRNA 2-thiocytidine(32) synthetase TtcA produces MTQKQQYSFNKLQKRLRRFAGKAIADFNMIEDGDKVMVCLSGGKDSYTMLDILLFLRSHAPIHFDIVAVNLDQKQPGFPEDVLPTYLQSIGVEYKIVEENTYAIVKDKIPEGKTTCSLCSRLRRGILYRTATEIGATKIALGHHRDDILETLFLNMFHGGKLKAMPPKLVSDDGKHVVIRPLAYCTEKDITKYAKAQQFPIIPCNLCGSQENLQRKAIKMMLQEWARKYPGRIENMFRAVQNVAPSHLADVNLYNFVDIKATGAPVEDGDTAFDAPDFPASSQLYSQEAELDDDVQIISLN; encoded by the coding sequence GTGACTCAAAAGCAACAGTACAGTTTCAACAAGCTGCAAAAGCGCTTACGACGCTTTGCAGGCAAAGCCATTGCTGATTTCAATATGATTGAAGATGGCGACAAAGTCATGGTGTGTTTATCGGGTGGTAAGGATAGCTACACCATGTTAGATATTCTATTGTTCTTGCGCAGCCATGCACCTATTCACTTTGATATCGTTGCTGTGAACCTGGATCAAAAACAACCGGGTTTCCCGGAAGATGTCCTGCCCACTTACTTACAAAGTATTGGTGTAGAGTACAAGATAGTTGAAGAAAACACCTACGCTATCGTAAAAGACAAGATCCCTGAAGGAAAAACCACCTGCTCACTTTGTTCTCGTTTACGTCGTGGTATTTTGTACCGTACAGCAACAGAAATTGGTGCTACAAAAATCGCTTTAGGCCATCACCGTGACGATATTTTAGAAACCCTGTTTTTGAATATGTTTCATGGCGGAAAGCTTAAAGCCATGCCGCCGAAACTGGTCAGCGATGACGGCAAACATGTTGTCATTCGCCCTCTTGCTTATTGTACGGAAAAAGACATCACCAAATACGCAAAGGCACAACAGTTCCCTATCATTCCATGTAACTTATGCGGCTCTCAGGAAAATCTGCAACGCAAAGCTATTAAGATGATGCTACAAGAGTGGGCGCGTAAATACCCGGGACGCATTGAAAACATGTTCAGAGCGGTACAGAACGTCGCGCCTTCACACTTGGCAGATGTTAACCTGTATAACTTTGTTGATATCAAAGCGACGGGCGCTCCGGTGGAAGATGGCGATACTGCATTTGATGCGCCAGACTTCCCTGCATCATCACAGCTCTATTCACAAGAAGCCGAGCTTGATGATGACGTGCAAATTATCTCGTTAAATTAG
- a CDS encoding DUF2987 domain-containing protein has protein sequence MTKFKWSLLVLITLVFSFPILAVPEKSSENPDQLIFSYSDFYSHLRKLDTEELDALQFAFGFAQHQSKKPCAIKNVFIHTQKQDIPVTVDTLQRFTLPKEKALKLANATVNVQFSPNQGDCDMSVLILAKPNWETQISSEQLNKIDGQFRTFFKEVGSFLSFLMPETKGIQLHYDMASSVPNLNNATKQDKRLLLSKDWLGANTEAVELTPGFEYISAWVD, from the coding sequence GTGACAAAGTTTAAGTGGTCTTTATTGGTATTGATTACCCTTGTTTTTAGTTTCCCCATTTTAGCCGTACCCGAAAAAAGCAGTGAAAACCCAGACCAACTTATTTTCAGTTATTCTGATTTTTATAGCCACCTACGCAAATTGGATACCGAAGAGCTGGATGCGCTGCAATTCGCTTTTGGGTTTGCCCAGCATCAAAGTAAAAAGCCTTGTGCTATTAAGAATGTCTTTATACACACTCAAAAGCAGGATATTCCGGTAACAGTCGATACTTTGCAACGCTTTACACTACCCAAAGAGAAGGCTTTAAAACTGGCAAATGCCACCGTGAATGTTCAGTTTTCTCCTAATCAGGGCGATTGTGATATGTCGGTGTTGATTCTGGCTAAGCCAAACTGGGAAACGCAAATTTCTTCTGAACAGCTGAATAAAATCGACGGTCAATTCCGAACTTTTTTTAAAGAAGTGGGAAGTTTTCTGTCGTTTTTAATGCCAGAAACCAAGGGCATTCAGTTGCATTACGACATGGCTTCCAGTGTGCCCAACCTGAACAATGCAACAAAACAAGATAAGCGTTTGTTGCTTTCCAAAGATTGGCTTGGTGCGAATACCGAGGCTGTGGAACTAACCCCAGGCTTTGAATATATCAGCGCCTGGGTTGATTAG
- a CDS encoding glucosaminidase domain-containing protein, with the protein MHKSIRTRIWVGAVVFLAVLAFFYPFVVPPQSPEDMAVAAKRHRISMPDFSSFHRISEKKQAFFGYLKPEVEKQNQAILLKRSELLSIREQMRRGATVSSADIDDVLEICEEYDVECEKVNVKALNKLLLKVDIIPYELVLVQAANESAWGTSRFARQGYNFFGLWCFRKGCGFVPRQRDDDSNHEVAKFSSLEHGVSRYLNNLNRHYAYREMRNIRAALRDTQQPITAEALIEGLLSYSERGQAYVEELQSMIRVNRKYM; encoded by the coding sequence ATGCATAAATCGATACGCACAAGAATATGGGTTGGGGCAGTTGTATTTTTAGCTGTTCTGGCGTTTTTTTATCCTTTTGTTGTTCCGCCGCAATCACCAGAAGATATGGCTGTTGCAGCAAAGCGACATCGTATCTCCATGCCCGACTTTTCATCTTTCCATCGTATCAGTGAGAAGAAACAGGCCTTCTTCGGATATTTAAAACCTGAAGTTGAAAAGCAAAATCAGGCCATTTTACTAAAACGTAGTGAACTACTGAGCATTCGCGAGCAAATGCGTCGAGGCGCTACTGTTAGCTCCGCTGATATTGATGATGTGTTAGAGATTTGCGAAGAATATGACGTAGAATGCGAGAAGGTAAACGTCAAGGCACTGAATAAGCTGCTACTTAAAGTCGACATCATACCCTATGAATTGGTCTTGGTTCAGGCCGCCAATGAATCGGCTTGGGGAACTTCTCGATTTGCTCGTCAGGGATATAACTTTTTTGGCTTGTGGTGCTTTCGTAAAGGCTGTGGCTTTGTTCCCCGCCAGAGAGACGATGATTCCAATCATGAAGTGGCAAAATTTTCCAGCCTGGAACACGGGGTATCTCGTTATCTGAATAACTTAAATCGCCATTATGCTTACCGTGAGATGCGTAATATTCGTGCGGCATTGCGCGATACTCAGCAACCTATTACAGCAGAAGCCTTAATCGAAGGGTTGCTTAGTTATTCTGAGCGGGGACAGGCTTATGTTGAAGAATTACAATCAATGATCAGAGTCAATAGGAAGTACATGTGA
- a CDS encoding DUF975 family protein has protein sequence MKTRVRVGGDLNTALRGEYQVDVNQILQEGWEITKKSKSNILKGLAVIIMTSLLVSGLVLELSGQENFQEMSEGDRFLLDIIITVLVAPIIASLSMMGISHSVGAITRPAYIFHFVAKSLPIIMTTLITTAVVHIGFVLLILPGVYLFVATGFAIPLLLDKQLRPSESVITSIRVVNYQWFAFVKIYLFFLVLGLLSIVTFGIALVWVAPYYYNVKGILYRNVFGVDVHIQTSDDQELRADDIFHA, from the coding sequence TTGAAAACACGAGTACGCGTCGGTGGAGACCTAAATACCGCATTAAGAGGAGAGTATCAGGTTGATGTAAACCAGATACTGCAAGAGGGATGGGAGATCACCAAGAAGAGTAAGTCTAATATCCTGAAAGGATTGGCTGTCATTATCATGACATCCTTATTGGTTTCCGGTTTAGTATTAGAGTTGTCTGGTCAGGAAAACTTTCAGGAAATGTCTGAGGGTGATCGATTTTTACTGGATATTATCATTACTGTGTTAGTGGCTCCCATTATTGCTTCTCTTTCCATGATGGGGATTAGTCATAGTGTTGGGGCGATAACCAGGCCGGCCTACATCTTTCATTTTGTGGCTAAGAGTTTGCCAATTATTATGACAACGCTGATCACGACTGCGGTAGTGCATATAGGCTTTGTGTTACTGATTTTGCCGGGTGTATATTTATTTGTAGCTACCGGCTTTGCTATACCCTTGCTGTTGGATAAACAGCTAAGACCTTCGGAATCGGTAATCACATCCATTCGAGTGGTCAATTATCAGTGGTTTGCCTTTGTTAAAATTTACTTGTTTTTTTTGGTGTTGGGCCTATTAAGTATTGTAACGTTCGGGATCGCATTAGTGTGGGTTGCGCCTTACTACTATAATGTGAAAGGTATACTGTATAGAAATGTCTTTGGTGTTGATGTTCATATTCAAACATCCGACGATCAAGAATTGAGAGCTGACGATATATTCCATGCATAA
- a CDS encoding c-type cytochrome — protein sequence MNTSVKAILIAAITCFLLSGCYKGAEAPWGFSLPPGDIAAGEQVFIKYNCMSCHVLENYNSNIEEHELSTPVILGGEVTKVKTYADLLTSVINPSHKISNRYTQRPDEMPYTKMPNFNEVMRVQELVDLVTFLQSKYTLEENKHPPYPRFNYPTQVKE from the coding sequence ATGAATACGTCAGTTAAAGCAATACTTATTGCAGCTATCACCTGTTTTTTACTTTCTGGTTGTTATAAAGGTGCTGAAGCGCCGTGGGGGTTTAGCCTCCCGCCCGGAGACATTGCAGCAGGTGAACAGGTTTTCATTAAATATAACTGTATGTCTTGCCATGTATTGGAAAACTACAATAGCAACATTGAAGAGCATGAGCTGTCTACACCAGTAATATTGGGTGGTGAAGTTACTAAAGTGAAAACCTACGCGGATCTATTAACCTCGGTTATTAACCCAAGTCATAAAATATCCAACCGCTATACCCAGCGGCCAGATGAAATGCCATACACAAAAATGCCTAATTTCAATGAAGTCATGCGCGTTCAGGAATTAGTCGATTTAGTCACCTTCCTGCAATCGAAATACACCTTGGAAGAAAACAAGCATCCTCCTTACCCCAGATTTAACTATCCAACTCAGGTAAAAGAGTAA
- a CDS encoding LysE family translocator, with translation MQNYWVEFVTIATVHLFAVASPGPDFAVVLKHSVSFGRRAAMITSIGIGLGILVHVTYSLLGIGLLIKTTPWLFQLFSYLAAGYLVYLGLGALRSRPQHAGGTGGVESEVVINDAISDRRAFWIGLLTNGLNPKATLFFLTLFAVVISAQTPNSVKVIYGLYLAFATGLWFCALSYFLSSQKVRGFIREQGFWFDRIMGLVLIGLALKLVISGI, from the coding sequence ATGCAAAATTATTGGGTCGAGTTTGTCACTATTGCTACGGTTCATTTATTTGCCGTTGCCAGCCCCGGGCCCGATTTTGCCGTTGTATTAAAGCATAGCGTCAGTTTTGGACGCCGAGCTGCCATGATTACCAGTATTGGTATTGGTTTGGGCATTCTGGTTCATGTTACCTATTCATTACTGGGGATTGGATTGTTGATTAAAACGACTCCCTGGTTGTTTCAATTATTTAGCTATTTGGCGGCGGGTTATCTTGTGTATTTGGGGTTAGGCGCTTTGCGCAGCCGCCCTCAACATGCTGGTGGTACTGGTGGAGTTGAGTCAGAGGTCGTGATAAATGATGCTATTTCAGATCGCAGAGCATTTTGGATTGGGTTATTAACGAACGGGCTGAATCCAAAAGCGACACTGTTCTTCTTAACACTGTTTGCTGTGGTCATTTCAGCTCAAACACCCAACAGTGTAAAAGTCATTTATGGCTTGTACTTGGCGTTTGCTACGGGCTTATGGTTTTGTGCCTTGTCTTATTTTTTAAGCTCTCAAAAAGTGCGAGGCTTTATTCGTGAGCAAGGATTCTGGTTTGATCGCATTATGGGGCTAGTGCTCATAGGGTTAGCATTAAAACTGGTTATTAGTGGGATATAG
- the cobB gene encoding Sir2 family NAD+-dependent deacetylase, which translates to MKNVVVLTGAGISADSGLKTFRDNDGLWENHRVEEVATPEAFEANPELVYRFYNERRRQLQSGVEPNAAHKALTELENFLGDHFLLVTQNVDDLHERAGSKRILHMHGELLSAFCCHSRKRFRLHDDINSDSRCTCCEPPQAVRPDIVWFGEMPYHMQEIGEALQEADIFISIGTSGNVYPAAGFVREANHYGAHSIELNLEPSLNDTLFHESRYGRAGEIVPQFVKQFILENQ; encoded by the coding sequence ATGAAAAATGTGGTGGTGTTAACGGGGGCGGGTATATCCGCAGACTCTGGATTGAAAACCTTTCGAGACAACGATGGGCTTTGGGAAAATCATCGTGTTGAAGAAGTGGCAACACCAGAAGCTTTTGAAGCCAATCCTGAGCTTGTTTATCGTTTTTACAATGAAAGACGACGCCAGTTGCAGTCAGGTGTAGAGCCTAATGCGGCTCATAAAGCACTGACAGAATTGGAAAATTTTCTGGGTGATCATTTCTTATTAGTTACACAAAATGTTGACGATTTGCACGAAAGAGCTGGAAGCAAGCGTATCCTGCATATGCATGGTGAGTTGTTAAGCGCGTTTTGTTGCCATTCCCGGAAGCGATTCCGCTTACATGATGATATTAATTCAGACAGTCGTTGTACTTGTTGTGAACCACCACAAGCGGTTCGCCCCGACATTGTCTGGTTTGGCGAAATGCCCTATCACATGCAGGAAATTGGAGAGGCGTTACAGGAAGCTGATATTTTTATTTCGATAGGCACATCCGGCAATGTATATCCTGCTGCCGGGTTTGTTCGTGAAGCAAATCATTATGGTGCTCATAGTATTGAATTGAATCTGGAACCGAGTTTGAACGACACGCTGTTTCATGAATCACGTTATGGGCGAGCAGGGGAAATCGTTCCTCAATTTGTTAAGCAATTTATTCTGGAGAATCAGTAA
- a CDS encoding sensor histidine kinase, which produces MVTDLKSFRGVFTSNVLRNVTLLVMTILIMNFGILIAQYVFNQKEDRLERLGREYYLTTDNNIVKLLKDLGKIQENHEAAVKRAQSGDAGVDLQQLNWELVENIKYTVSSRTKFIFKSQEQFKEKRFDDIVQRLKSSAEQLMSVSISPSQVNTRQLYHLALFNQKLNEFVIIARQLQSLHENAYADLVHETTATQKTQEFVMYLLIIGAIITGLLVMKVTYDQIRKSLYKQQMALNEVDKINSELELRINERTQDLKGTNEQLQASLDQLKLAQKQLIESEKMAALGGLVAGVAHEINTPIGVGVSAISYLSIKEKEYSTRYKNGQLTKEDFDNFLTIIRESTEMVQANLERASQLIQSFKQVSVDQSHAQVRKINVKQYLDEIALSLAPQFKTSSHRLVIECPDDIELCINPGDFSQIISNLVINSIMHGFVGIKKGVINIDVLKVNDKIEIHYQDNGVGIPNSIGDKIFEPFFTTKRDSGGTGLGMHIVYNLVTQSLGGTINLSRDGVTQGTRFIIVLPGNAPQTIKKRS; this is translated from the coding sequence GTGGTTACCGATCTAAAGTCATTTCGGGGAGTTTTTACCAGTAACGTTTTAAGAAATGTGACTTTGCTGGTAATGACCATCCTGATTATGAACTTTGGCATATTGATTGCTCAATATGTTTTTAACCAAAAAGAAGATCGTCTGGAACGGCTTGGTCGTGAATATTATCTTACGACGGATAACAACATTGTTAAGCTGTTAAAGGATTTGGGTAAAATTCAGGAAAATCATGAAGCCGCAGTGAAGAGGGCTCAGTCAGGGGATGCGGGTGTTGATCTACAGCAGTTAAATTGGGAACTGGTTGAAAATATTAAATATACCGTATCCAGTCGAACCAAATTCATCTTTAAAAGCCAGGAACAATTTAAAGAAAAACGCTTTGACGATATCGTCCAACGATTAAAATCCAGTGCAGAGCAGTTAATGTCGGTGAGCATTAGCCCTTCACAGGTGAATACCCGTCAACTTTATCATCTGGCTTTATTCAATCAGAAGTTAAATGAGTTCGTCATTATTGCCCGCCAATTACAGAGCTTGCATGAGAACGCCTACGCAGACCTGGTACACGAGACTACTGCAACACAGAAGACGCAAGAGTTCGTTATGTATTTGCTCATTATTGGAGCAATTATCACTGGCTTGTTGGTGATGAAGGTGACATATGACCAAATTCGTAAATCGCTATACAAGCAACAAATGGCATTGAATGAGGTTGATAAAATAAACAGTGAGCTGGAATTGCGCATTAATGAGAGAACTCAGGATCTAAAAGGAACCAACGAGCAACTTCAAGCGTCTCTTGACCAGCTCAAGTTAGCTCAAAAACAACTGATTGAATCTGAAAAAATGGCCGCTCTTGGTGGTCTGGTTGCTGGTGTTGCTCATGAAATCAATACGCCTATTGGGGTTGGGGTATCCGCTATTTCGTATTTGTCGATTAAAGAAAAGGAGTATTCCACGCGTTATAAAAATGGGCAGCTCACCAAGGAAGATTTCGATAATTTTTTAACGATTATTCGAGAATCTACGGAAATGGTGCAAGCCAATCTGGAAAGAGCATCACAATTGATCCAAAGTTTTAAACAGGTCAGTGTGGATCAATCTCATGCGCAAGTGCGCAAAATTAATGTGAAACAATATCTGGATGAAATTGCGCTTAGTCTGGCACCTCAATTTAAAACATCGTCGCATCGTTTGGTTATTGAATGTCCTGACGATATTGAACTTTGCATTAATCCCGGCGATTTTTCACAGATTATCAGTAACCTGGTGATTAACTCTATCATGCATGGATTTGTTGGTATAAAAAAAGGTGTGATTAATATCGATGTGTTGAAGGTTAATGACAAGATTGAAATTCATTATCAGGATAATGGCGTCGGTATTCCCAACAGTATTGGTGATAAAATCTTTGAGCCCTTTTTTACCACCAAACGAGATTCGGGAGGCACAGGGCTGGGTATGCATATCGTCTATAACCTGGTCACTCAGTCGCTGGGCGGAACAATTAACCTAAGCAGAGATGGTGTAACTCAGGGAACGCGTTTTATTATCGTGTTACCGGGTAACGCTCCACAAACGATCAAAAAAAGATCTTAG